TTGGTCGTGACCGGGCCGGAAGAGAAGGTCGTGGGCATTCACATTGTTGGCGATACAGCTGACGAAATGTTGCAAGGTTTTGCGGTAGCCGTACAAATGGGGGCGACTAAAGCCGACCTAGATGCGACCATAGCGATTCACCCTAGCTCGTCAGAAGAGTTGGTGACGATGCGCTAAGTCGTCGTAAGACTGTAAAAGTTAAAAAGCCCGCGGGATCAAATAGATGATCCCGCGGGCTTTTTTTTGGTGAGTTTAAAATTAAGGTTATAATAGCTTAAAAATTAAGGACTCTTTTTGTGCCATTTGAAATTGACTTTTTACCTTCCGAAACCAACGGCGAAATTGGCGATGCCATTGCCTTGCGTTACGGTTTAACAAGTAATCAAAAAATCATCGTTTATGATGCCGGTGATTCTCAGCATGCGCAAAAACTGGTTCAGCACATCCAGTATTTTTTTAACACAGACCGAGTTGAACATCTCGTCTGCTCTCACCCGGATTCCCACAGTACACCAGGCCTGGTGGTTTTATTAGAGCAAATGCAGGTCGGAACATTGTGGTTACATCAGCCCTGGCTATATTGCAACGATATGGCGAGTTACTTCGCCACCAACCAATGTAATGAACCCGGTTTGGGGCAAACCTTTGAAACCAAGTTTCGCGACAGTTACGAACTGGCCAAGCTCGCTAACCAACAAGGCGTGCCGATTAAAGAGCCTTTCCAAGGTCAATGGATCGGACACTTTCATGTGTTATCGCCCTCTAAAGAATGGTATGTAAATGATTTGGTTGCGCAATTTAAACAGCCTATTTCATCGCCCAATCATTTACTGCGTTTTTTACGGTGTTTAAGAAAAACTGCCAAACGTGCGGTGTCTTGGGTCGCAGAACAGTGGGAAACTGAATATTTACCCGAAACCGGTCACACCTCCGCTGAAAATGAAAGTTCGGTGGTGCTCTATGGAAACCTAGAAGATTATCACTATGGCTTATTATTGACCGGGCATGCCGGCGTTGAGGCACTACATCGAGCGCTGGATTATTTAGAACAACTCAATATTAATGCACCCAGACATATCCAATTTATACAAATCCCACATCACGGAGCCTTAGAGCATGTATCGAGCGTGTTACTCAATCGTCTAGTAGGCGCGCCGTTGGAGCAAGAACCAGTGGTTAAAAATAAGGTGGCATTTATCTCGACCCCAGCTGGCGAGTCGTCTTATCCACATGCATCGGTGGTGAATGCGTTATTAAGACGCGGCGTAAAAGTGGTGGCGACCGAAGGTAAAATTAAGCGTCATCATAAAAACACCCAAACCTCTCCGGACTGGCGCGTCGCACAACCGCTGCGTTTTAGTGAGCAGGTTAAGTTAGAGTCGAACTAGATTAAGTTGAGGGCTTTTTTATAATCTTCAAGGATATTGGCTTGGTTTTGGATGCATTGCAAAGCATGAGTTGCCAACTCATCGGCCAGAGCTTGGTTGGTTAGAAGTTGGTTTAAACGCTGTTGAAGTTTGTCATAATCCGGGCACAGGATAATTGCAGAATGTTGTTGAAACTCGGCGAGTTCGTCTTCGAAGTCACTATTATCCCAGCCGGTGATGATGGTGCGCCCAAGCGCCGCCGGTTCTAGGAAGTTGTGTCCACCCTTGGCAACAAACGATCCGCCCATAATCACTAACTTGGCAAACGCAAACAAACCCATTAAATGCCCAAACCGATCATCTATAAACACTTGTGTATCGTTACTAATGGTTTGCTGACGACTAGCTAGGTTTACGTGTAGATTGAGTTGAGCGAGTTGTGTTTGAATTTGCGCACCTCGTTTCGCATGACGCGGCACAATCACCAGCAATTCGCTACGCTGTAGTTGCTGCCAGCGTTGGGCGATTTGAACTTCCTCATCGGCATGAGACGAAGCCAGCAAAATATAGTCACGCTCAATTTCACGCTTATACTGGGGCAATGAATTGAGTCCGGCCTGTTTCAAATTACCCAAAATCTGCACCTTATCAGGATCCGCACCTAGTTGGATATAGCGTTGAGCTTCGGCGTTGGAACGTGCTAAGACTTGATGGGTGTGACTTAAACACAAGCGATATTGCGCTTTAAGCCAGTTAGGTGCATTCAAGCTTTTACGCGACAAACGCGCATTGATTAAACGAATTTTGATGCCTTGCTGGTGGGCAAGTCGATAAAGGTTGGGCCAGAGTTCGGTTTCTACCACCCATAACTGGGTGGGCTGGCTGACTTTTAAAAACCGACGGATTGCAAAAGGCCAATCAATCGGGCAATAACGGAGTTGGGCGTTGGCTAAATAGAGGGCTTGCGCGGTTTGAAAACCGGTGGGCGTGTTAGTGGTAATTAACCAGGCTTGGTGGGGGGCGGATTTTAATAAGGCTTCGACCGCTTTAACTTCTCCTACCGAAGCACAATGCACCCAAATAGCACCAGGCCTGGTGGTTGGATAAGAAAGTCCCAAACGTTGTTTTATAAAGCCCCAGCCACCATGGCGTTTAATGGCATCTAATACAATCAAAACCAAAATCAGTGGGCTTAATAAACGAATTAAAAACTGGTAAAGCATGGCTTAGTGACCAGATAGCAGCAAGGCTTCCATCATTTCGATATCACCCGGCACATCGACTTCAGGTGAATCGTGCTTGCTTAGAACAACTTTAATTTTGTGCCCGTATTCCAGCGCTCGCAACTGCTCTAGTTTCTCTATGTCTTCTAACTGCCCCATGGGTAGCTGATTAAATTGATCCACAAATCGTTTGGTGTAGGCATAGATGCCGAGGTGTTTGAAAGAGTCGTGATCCCAATAGTCGCGGCCATGTGGAATGGTGGCGCGTGAAAAATATAGCGCAAAGCCATTCACATCCGTAACAAGTTTCACGTCTTTCGGACTGGTAATTTCGGCTTGGTTAACGATTTTGAAAGACAAGGTCGACATTTCAAATGAGCCGTCGTAATCAGGCGCTAAAAATGGCGAAATAGCAGCCTCAATTGACTCGTGATGTACTAAAGGTTGGTCGCCTTGGACATTTACGATTAGCGCATCATCACTTAAGCCCAAAGCTTGAGCCGCCGCTGCAATACGGTCTGTGCCGGAGGCCGCTTCCACTGGCGTCATGATGACATCGCCACCAAACTCGCGCACGACTTCGGCAATGCGTTCGTCGTCAGTGGCTACGTATACTCCTGCTAACCCCTGAGCTTTGGCGATGCGTTCATACACATGCTGAATCATCGGTTTGCCAGCAATCAGTTTAAGCGGTTTGCCCGGTAAGCGTGAGCTGCCATAACGCGCCGGAATAAATACATAAGTTTGCATAAATGTCTCGTTTAAAGAGTTTTAACCACGGAGGATACAAAGCAATACTTGCTTCTCTTCGTATCCTTCGTGGTAATAACCCATTACATTTTGTTAAATAATGAACGCAATAATTCAGGCGTAACGTGAGTTTGCCAGTCTTTTCCGTAGACGTTTTCCCAAAGCGGCGCTAAGCCAGATGACACACGAATCATTTTTTGCATATCGTCTTCAGATAAGTCTTTAGTGATGCCTTTGGGTAAAGTGATATTGTGTTTTTTCATCATTTCGCGGAATTCACGCACGCCTTCCGGATAAAAGTCATCCAACACGTCCATGACGATGCAGTTACCGATGCCGTGGTGATAACCCATGACATAAGACAAACCATAAGATAAGGCATGGCACGCGCCAACTTGGCTGTACGCGATGCTTTGACCGCCCATATAAGACGCCATCATCAATTTTTCGTCGGCGTCTGGGTGATCACCAAGATACACTTCGCGACAAAGATCGAGCGATTTTTCACCGAATGCACGCGCGAATTCATTAATGTAAGTGCCGTTTAAAGCTTCAATGCCGTGGATATAACAATCCATACCGGTATAGAACCACTGATCGGTCGGCACACCTTTTACCAAATCCGGATCCATAATGATCTGGTCGAACACAGTGTAATCCGAGTTCATACCTAATTTTTTATCTGGGCCGGTTAAAACCGTGGTGCGCGATGCTTCAGCGCCTGTACCAGAAATAGTCGGAATGCCTACATGATGTACGGAAGGGTTTTTAATTAAATCCCAACCTTGATAAGACGCCGAACCGCCCGGATTGGTCAACATTAACGAAATAGCTTTAGCCAGATCCAAAGTCGAGCCACCGCCTAAACCGACTACGCTAACCGGGTTCTGGTCTGCAAAAGCTTGCACTTTTTCGGTTAGAGCATCGACATAAGTGGTTTTAGGTTCGTCAGTCACATCTACCCACAAAATCATGTCATGCGGTAAAGCCGGAATACGTCCTTCAAGTGGTTTACCTTTATGGACGCTATCGACCGCGAATACGACAAAATCTTTGTCGGTCTGGCGTTGCTCAGCTAGGACTTCGTCGAGCTGGTCGAACGAGCCACGACCAAAAATCATGCGAGGTACAGTTTTAAAGTTACGAAATTTCATTCATCAATCCTTTATTCAATCACCAGGCCTGCTGGTTGGCGGGGCGTTTATTTAAATACGTTAGCAAAGGCGTCAATGCGCTTTTGAATGTCGGCGTCTGACCAGCTCAAATTAATCAGCATAGATACGGTGCGGCTCATAATCTCATCCGACTTAGGTGTTTTAACTTGGCTATAATCCGGGCGGTCTGCAATTAACTCAATCGGCAATTTGGCCGGACCTTTCATTTGCTGAATATGGGTCCAGTTTTTCAAGTAATGCCAGTTGTTCCCATACCAGTAAAACACCGCTGGAATGCCTTCGGCTTGTAAACCGGCGACCACTTCACGAGCGCGAGTTTCGCTTGGTAGCATAATGCTTAAGAAGCCCGCATTGTCACCGGCTTCGTCCGGTAGATCTCGGAAAGAAATTTCACTGTATTGTTTTAATGCATCTTTCAGTGATTTTTTGTTACGACGCTGGATGTCTAAAATACGATCCAACTTTTTCCACTGCGCCACACCCACCGCGGCATTCATTTCCGAAATGCGATAGTTAGCGCCCATAATTGGATGGCTTTCTGCGCCCCGATCCGAACCGATATGATCGTGCCCATGATCCGAATACTGGTGTGCGTAGTCGTAAATTTTACTGTCGTTGGTTAAAACCGCACCACCTTCGCCGCAAGAAATGGTTTTAACCGAATCAAACGAGAAGGTGCCGACCTGACCAAAGGTACCTAAAGATTGACCTTGATAGGTTGCGCCAGTGGCTTGGCAAGCGTCTTCTAAGAGTACGATGTTGTGCTTGTCGCAAACCGCTTTAACTTTATCCATGTAGCCGCCCGAACCACACATGTGTACAAAGTTGACGGCACGTGTGCGCGGGGTAATCACGGCTTCAATGCCTTCCGGTGACAAGCACAGGGTCTCATCAATTTCAGCAAATACCGGAATGGCACCCGCTAACACAATCGCTTCTACCGAGGCCACAAACGTAAATGGTGGCACAATCACCTCATCACCCGCGCCAATGCCGGCAGCGGCTAACGCCGTAGTTAGGGCTGCGGTGCCGCTCGATACTAAGTGCGCATGCTTGACTTTAATCGTGTCCTGAATCATCTGCTCCAGTTCGCGAGCTTTCCAGACATCGTTGCGCATGCCATCAAAGTTGTAACGGAAGGTAAAACCCTTGTCCATTACCTCAGCAACCTGTTGTTTTTCGGATTCATCAAATAGCTCAAAGCCCGGCATGAAACTCTCCAGTCAAAAAAATTAAGAATGTTTAATTAGTGTATCGAACAAGGCGCCATGACGCGCTTGCTGTTGGTCTAGTTTGAGTCGGTTGGCGACAAAAATGGCGTGCAACTGATGTAGCGCCGCATCAAAGTCATCATTGATCACCACATAGTCAAACTCAGGATAATGTTGCATTTCCGAAACCGCATCTTGCATGCGGCGCGCGATGACATCGGTACTGTCAGTGCCGCGACCATTTAAACGCCGATCCAGCTCTTCAATTGAAGGCGGCATAATGAAAATCGAATAGGCATTAGGGTAAAGCTTGCGAACTTGTTGCGCGCCCTGCCAGTCAATCTCTAAAATGACATCCTGACCGGCGGCTAACTGTTGGTCAACGCTGGCTTTGGTGGTGCCGTAAAAATTATCAAATACCTGCGCGTATTCCAAAAACTCACCCGAGCTGACTTGAGCTTTAAACTCCGACTCATTGACAAAAAAGTAGTTAACCCCGTGTTTTTCACCCGGACGGATTGAGCGGGTCGTGGTCGAAATGGACACGCGAACCAATAAATCTCGATCCAGCAACTTGCCAACTAAAGAAGTTTTGCCTGCACCGGATGGAGCCGAAATAATATAAAGATTGCCTAACATAGGATTCTCGACAGGACGATATTCGTCAAACACAAAAAAATTTAAACTATCTTATCAAACCAAGCTAATTTGCGTGTAGGTTTTTAGATTCTGTCGCGCAATTTTGGATACAATAATTTATATGCAAAAACAAAGTATTTTTTTAGTCGGCCCAATGGGGGCCGGAAAGTCCACGGTCGGTCGATTTTTAGCTGAACGACTGGGCTATGAATTTATCGACAGCGACCACGAAATCGAAGAGCGAACCGGCGTCACGATTCCGATGATTTTTGATATCGAAGGCGAAACTGGTTTTCGACAGCGCGAAATGACGGTGATTGACGAACTCACACAACGCCCCAATATTGTATTGGCAACCGGCGGAGGTGTGGTATTGGCTGAAGATAATCGGCGCGCATTACGTTCGCGTGGGTTTGTCATTTATTTACGCTCTTCGGTCGAATCTTTGGTTCAACGTACCAAAAATGACCGTAATCGCCCATTACTTCAAACCGACGACCCAGAAAAAGTGATCCGGCAAATTTTGGAAGCTCGCGATCCGCTCTATATGGAAATTGCCGATTTGGTGATCGAAACCCAGCAAGTGTCGGTGTTTCGTGTTGTTAAACACATTCATGAGGCGCTGGAAGCCCAGGGCATCGTGTCGTGACGCTCAGCTCACGATTAATATTGTAAAAGGCCGCCGCTTTAACGACGGCGATCAACCCGAAAACGCATTAAGGACAGACCATTGATTACTCTTAACCTCGACTTAGGTGACCGCAGTTATCCGATCTATATCGGCCAGGATTTATTACAGCAACCAGGCCTGGTGACGCCCTTTGTAAAAGGCACCCAAGTGATGATCGTTACCAATACCACGGTCGCGCCTTTATATTTGGATACTTGCAAAGCTCTATTCAAAGATTTCGAGGTGGACTGCGTGATTCTGCCTGATGGTGAAGAATATAAGAATCTAACTGTGATGAACTCGGTATTCGACAAACTGATCGAACGTCATTTTGACCGAAAATGTACCTTGGTGGCTTTAGGCGGTGGCGTCATTGGTGACTTAACTGGTTTTGCGGCGTCCGCTTATCAGCGTGGCGTGCCGTTTATTCAAGTGCCCACCACCTTATTGTCACAAGTGGATTCCTCGGTGGGTGGAAAAACCGGCGTGAATCACCCGAAAGGCAAAAACATGATAGGCGCGTTCCACCAACCGCAAGCCGTAGTGATTGATACCCATACCTTAAATACTTTGGACGACCGTCAACTGTCGGCCGGTTTAGCCGAAATCATTAAATACGGTTTAATTCGTGATTTGGCTTTTTTTGAATGGTTAGAGCAAAACCTAGAAGGTTTAATGGCGCGCGACCACATCTTATTAGCCGAAGCGATTCAACGCTCCTGCCAAAACAAAGCCGACATCGTCGCCGCCGACGAAACTGAGCAAGGCCAACGTGCCCTGCTTAACCTGGGCCATACTTTCGGTCACGCGATTGAAGCCGGTATGGGCTATGGTACTTGGCTACATGGCGAAGCGATTAGCGCGGGTATGATGCAAGC
The Thiomicrospira pelophila DSM 1534 genome window above contains:
- a CDS encoding iron-containing alcohol dehydrogenase family protein — its product is MKFRNFKTVPRMIFGRGSFDQLDEVLAEQRQTDKDFVVFAVDSVHKGKPLEGRIPALPHDMILWVDVTDEPKTTYVDALTEKVQAFADQNPVSVVGLGGGSTLDLAKAISLMLTNPGGSASYQGWDLIKNPSVHHVGIPTISGTGAEASRTTVLTGPDKKLGMNSDYTVFDQIIMDPDLVKGVPTDQWFYTGMDCYIHGIEALNGTYINEFARAFGEKSLDLCREVYLGDHPDADEKLMMASYMGGQSIAYSQVGACHALSYGLSYVMGYHHGIGNCIVMDVLDDFYPEGVREFREMMKKHNITLPKGITKDLSEDDMQKMIRVSSGLAPLWENVYGKDWQTHVTPELLRSLFNKM
- a CDS encoding DegT/DnrJ/EryC1/StrS family aminotransferase, translating into MPGFELFDESEKQQVAEVMDKGFTFRYNFDGMRNDVWKARELEQMIQDTIKVKHAHLVSSGTAALTTALAAAGIGAGDEVIVPPFTFVASVEAIVLAGAIPVFAEIDETLCLSPEGIEAVITPRTRAVNFVHMCGSGGYMDKVKAVCDKHNIVLLEDACQATGATYQGQSLGTFGQVGTFSFDSVKTISCGEGGAVLTNDSKIYDYAHQYSDHGHDHIGSDRGAESHPIMGANYRISEMNAAVGVAQWKKLDRILDIQRRNKKSLKDALKQYSEISFRDLPDEAGDNAGFLSIMLPSETRAREVVAGLQAEGIPAVFYWYGNNWHYLKNWTHIQQMKGPAKLPIELIADRPDYSQVKTPKSDEIMSRTVSMLINLSWSDADIQKRIDAFANVFK
- the kdsB gene encoding 3-deoxy-manno-octulosonate cytidylyltransferase; translation: MQTYVFIPARYGSSRLPGKPLKLIAGKPMIQHVYERIAKAQGLAGVYVATDDERIAEVVREFGGDVIMTPVEAASGTDRIAAAAQALGLSDDALIVNVQGDQPLVHHESIEAAISPFLAPDYDGSFEMSTLSFKIVNQAEITSPKDVKLVTDVNGFALYFSRATIPHGRDYWDHDSFKHLGIYAYTKRFVDQFNQLPMGQLEDIEKLEQLRALEYGHKIKVVLSKHDSPEVDVPGDIEMMEALLLSGH
- the gmk gene encoding guanylate kinase; this encodes MLGNLYIISAPSGAGKTSLVGKLLDRDLLVRVSISTTTRSIRPGEKHGVNYFFVNESEFKAQVSSGEFLEYAQVFDNFYGTTKASVDQQLAAGQDVILEIDWQGAQQVRKLYPNAYSIFIMPPSIEELDRRLNGRGTDSTDVIARRMQDAVSEMQHYPEFDYVVINDDFDAALHQLHAIFVANRLKLDQQQARHGALFDTLIKHS
- a CDS encoding 3-deoxy-D-manno-octulosonic acid transferase translates to MLYQFLIRLLSPLILVLIVLDAIKRHGGWGFIKQRLGLSYPTTRPGAIWVHCASVGEVKAVEALLKSAPHQAWLITTNTPTGFQTAQALYLANAQLRYCPIDWPFAIRRFLKVSQPTQLWVVETELWPNLYRLAHQQGIKIRLINARLSRKSLNAPNWLKAQYRLCLSHTHQVLARSNAEAQRYIQLGADPDKVQILGNLKQAGLNSLPQYKREIERDYILLASSHADEEVQIAQRWQQLQRSELLVIVPRHAKRGAQIQTQLAQLNLHVNLASRQQTISNDTQVFIDDRFGHLMGLFAFAKLVIMGGSFVAKGGHNFLEPAALGRTIITGWDNSDFEDELAEFQQHSAIILCPDYDKLQQRLNQLLTNQALADELATHALQCIQNQANILEDYKKALNLI
- the aroK gene encoding shikimate kinase AroK; the encoded protein is MQKQSIFLVGPMGAGKSTVGRFLAERLGYEFIDSDHEIEERTGVTIPMIFDIEGETGFRQREMTVIDELTQRPNIVLATGGGVVLAEDNRRALRSRGFVIYLRSSVESLVQRTKNDRNRPLLQTDDPEKVIRQILEARDPLYMEIADLVIETQQVSVFRVVKHIHEALEAQGIVS
- the aroB gene encoding 3-dehydroquinate synthase, whose protein sequence is MITLNLDLGDRSYPIYIGQDLLQQPGLVTPFVKGTQVMIVTNTTVAPLYLDTCKALFKDFEVDCVILPDGEEYKNLTVMNSVFDKLIERHFDRKCTLVALGGGVIGDLTGFAASAYQRGVPFIQVPTTLLSQVDSSVGGKTGVNHPKGKNMIGAFHQPQAVVIDTHTLNTLDDRQLSAGLAEIIKYGLIRDLAFFEWLEQNLEGLMARDHILLAEAIQRSCQNKADIVAADETEQGQRALLNLGHTFGHAIEAGMGYGTWLHGEAISAGMMQAAYMAQLLGDLSAADVERIGAIFKRAKLPIYPPNELSNEQFMQYMAGDKKVQAGKVRLVLLKSIGEAYITGDYPAEILTKTLSDWRV